One genomic segment of Saprospiraceae bacterium includes these proteins:
- a CDS encoding response regulator transcription factor → MSLKCLVVDDDPLIGDLIKHFCSKTEQIEFCLVASTAMDGLNLLGSGNMDLVFLDYHLPDMKGQEFLERMPDKVPVVMVTSESDFAAKSYEYDLVVDFLVKPLSYERFLKAIQRILQSADESDKTKLDEFIFVKDGTKWVKIEFDKLLYIKSEGNYSNFHTEAGQNMSLITMKDLESRLPKSFIRVHRSYIVNAKKIQMINQDEITIHGKEIPVGEKYKTDLLKWIKEI, encoded by the coding sequence ATGTCACTTAAATGTCTGGTAGTCGATGATGATCCTTTGATTGGGGATTTGATCAAACATTTCTGCTCTAAAACCGAACAGATTGAATTTTGCCTGGTCGCATCAACGGCTATGGATGGACTCAATTTGTTAGGCTCCGGTAACATGGATTTGGTATTTCTCGATTATCACCTGCCTGATATGAAGGGTCAGGAATTTCTCGAGCGAATGCCTGACAAGGTTCCAGTCGTCATGGTTACCAGTGAATCGGATTTTGCGGCTAAAAGCTATGAATACGACCTCGTTGTTGATTTTCTGGTAAAACCGCTAAGCTACGAGCGCTTTCTTAAGGCTATACAACGAATTCTTCAATCGGCAGATGAATCTGATAAAACCAAATTGGATGAATTCATTTTTGTTAAAGATGGCACCAAGTGGGTAAAAATAGAATTCGACAAATTATTGTATATAAAATCTGAGGGCAATTATTCTAATTTTCATACCGAAGCCGGTCAAAATATGAGCCTGATCACAATGAAAGATCTCGAATCAAGACTGCCCAAATCATTTATCCGAGTTCACCGTTCGTATATCGTAAATGCGAAAAAGATCCAAATGATCAATCAGGATGAAATTACCATTCATGGAAAAGAAATTCCCGTTGGTGAAAAATACAAAACAGATTTGCTGAAATGGATAAAAGAAATTTGA
- a CDS encoding isoprenylcysteine carboxylmethyltransferase family protein produces MSTSLYFRNLFFIIVQPGLVTLLIPYLLYKKFEIPVQDFEIKPLPILLFFLFIAGFAILLHCVYRFIHQGIGTLSPLDPTKHLVTKGLYAYSRNPMYIGVMAMLIAESFYFRSSLLGCYTLCIFLLFNAFILLHEEPRLQKVFGSDYQKYKAKVRRWL; encoded by the coding sequence ATGTCAACATCTTTATACTTCAGAAATTTATTTTTTATTATTGTTCAACCTGGATTAGTCACTTTGCTCATCCCTTATCTATTGTATAAAAAATTTGAAATCCCGGTTCAGGATTTTGAAATCAAACCACTACCCATCCTACTTTTTTTCCTGTTTATCGCAGGTTTTGCCATACTCCTTCACTGTGTGTATCGGTTTATTCATCAGGGCATAGGTACACTGTCTCCATTGGATCCAACAAAACATCTCGTCACAAAGGGTTTGTACGCATATTCCAGAAATCCAATGTATATCGGAGTTATGGCAATGTTGATTGCTGAAAGCTTTTATTTTCGTTCTTCTCTATTGGGTTGTTATACCCTATGCATCTTTCTGTTATTCAATGCATTTATTCTTCTACATGAAGAACCGAGACTCCAAAAAGTATTCGGGAGCGATTACCAAAAATATAAGGCAAAGGTTCGAAGGTGGCTGTAA
- a CDS encoding nitroreductase family protein: MNEASFIPYFPMLYAPDKMKMRAESFYNLMDGRRTVRDFSSRPIPDEIIENLLKTAGTAPSGANKQPWTFCLVRNKELKKHIREAAEAEEYENYHGRMSEEWLRDLAPLGTDWQKPFLEIAPALIVVFKKTYDVIDGKKRKNYYVQESVGLACGLLIAAIHNAGLVCLTHTPSPMNFLQEILERPENEKPFLLIPFGFPSDEVSVPAIQRKQLKEFVEYYD, encoded by the coding sequence ATGAACGAGGCATCTTTTATCCCATATTTCCCTATGCTTTATGCTCCTGATAAAATGAAAATGCGGGCAGAAAGTTTTTACAATCTGATGGATGGGCGGCGAACGGTCAGAGATTTTTCTTCGAGACCTATACCCGATGAAATCATTGAAAATTTATTAAAAACAGCAGGAACTGCACCATCAGGCGCCAATAAACAACCCTGGACATTTTGCCTGGTCAGGAATAAAGAACTAAAGAAACACATCAGGGAAGCAGCGGAAGCTGAAGAATATGAGAATTATCATGGGCGAATGTCAGAAGAATGGCTGAGGGATTTGGCCCCGTTAGGCACGGATTGGCAAAAACCGTTTCTCGAAATAGCACCCGCTTTGATTGTCGTATTCAAAAAAACTTACGATGTAATCGATGGGAAGAAAAGAAAGAATTATTACGTACAGGAGTCGGTAGGATTGGCTTGTGGTTTGCTCATTGCGGCGATTCACAATGCCGGATTGGTTTGTCTGACCCATACCCCAAGCCCTATGAATTTTTTGCAGGAAATTTTGGAAAGACCCGAAAATGAAAAACCATTTTTACTCATACCGTTTGGATTTCCATCCGATGAAGTTTCGGTTCCGGCTATTCAAAGAAAACAATTGAAGGAGTTTGTTGAATATTATGACTGA
- a CDS encoding SDR family oxidoreductase, translating into MNVVITGASKGIGKAIAKELAGLSYNLFITSRNEGDLDLLKQELLSINPTIKVYYKSCDVSDRKQIAELAEGILRLFDPVDVLINNAGSFEPGNIVDEPEGRLELLMKTNFESAYHLTRALLPHMIHRQSGFVINMCSIASLQAYPGGSSYGISKFALLGFSKCLREELKNSGIKVTSILPGATWSDSWKGSNEPLERLMMAEDVSKTVAYILSLSPSAVVEEIILRPQLGDL; encoded by the coding sequence ATGAATGTCGTCATCACCGGAGCCAGTAAGGGTATTGGAAAAGCTATAGCAAAAGAACTTGCAGGATTGTCTTATAATTTGTTTATCACATCCAGGAATGAGGGCGATCTCGATTTGCTGAAACAGGAACTCTTATCCATAAACCCAACTATTAAAGTCTATTATAAATCTTGTGATGTCTCAGACCGGAAACAAATCGCTGAATTGGCTGAAGGGATTCTACGTTTATTCGATCCAGTCGATGTGTTGATAAACAATGCCGGAAGTTTTGAACCCGGAAATATTGTGGACGAACCCGAAGGGAGGCTGGAACTTTTGATGAAGACAAATTTTGAGAGTGCTTATCATTTGACACGGGCACTCTTACCCCATATGATTCATCGCCAATCTGGATTTGTGATCAACATGTGTTCCATCGCAAGTTTACAGGCTTACCCCGGTGGAAGTTCTTATGGCATCAGTAAATTTGCATTATTGGGATTTAGCAAATGTCTTCGGGAAGAACTTAAGAATTCAGGAATCAAGGTTACATCCATACTTCCGGGGGCCACCTGGTCGGATTCATGGAAGGGATCCAATGAGCCCCTGGAGAGGTTGATGATGGCCGAAGACGTTTCGAAAACGGTTGCGTATATTTTATCATTAAGTCCTTCGGCAGTAGTTGAAGAAATAATACTCAGGCCGCAATTGGGCGATTTATAA
- a CDS encoding T9SS type A sorting domain-containing protein → MRSRFNFLKFSGGLLVLLFTSTIYAFGPTTLTVDCPKPITLTEGSKYDTTITGTPKILTNTGGKITMSYLEVYQKGDCKNRADLVTRIFTITNAAGDQQRCTQYITIQHLGIHDIRIPADTTIDHPDSLSTLTVKLLRIPKSLGSVRINFFDTRISQNCNIPVSIRRQWSIEDICNGQVRTGTTFMNVHKYFNNFKQIINKSDVVCEDEGFINLTPVGEFAPYSYKWNTGDSLSYLFNVRSGSYTLTITDRFNCTASMVYDLLSMAQRADIGGIIRNDKGIKVTPDSIIFENENLIRKFCISESVGLHYGFTLKTKTPGQYNYRMVKNSQSRDGISTKDIVMIQRHILGIDRFQDTAQNIAADVNFNFQITASDITEIRRIILGIKETFSIAKPWYFLRQDWRTVAIPNRPIADIEFKGVNISNFPITNVNIFALKMGDVDVSYSGLSNTYTSRIAEDPAVYLEARRLSPENTALYLRHPKEISGFQFHILVNSLNGKEIIYTQIPEEYYHLSGQGLYVSWNADGLNEIDFQKPLFIFRNEQNFPLNLGLELQAECYDTELNTYHLPLIWDVYNGNTLEANLWIYPNPVQDHAVLDLNQFRNAELSIYDAQGKLLLFKKLQESKLHPIHLASLPRGILFFRLESSNLPVRWAKIIRN, encoded by the coding sequence ATGCGAAGCAGATTCAATTTTTTGAAATTCTCCGGTGGCCTGTTGGTCTTATTATTTACTTCCACGATCTATGCCTTTGGGCCCACAACACTTACCGTGGATTGCCCGAAGCCCATAACTCTGACAGAAGGTTCCAAATACGATACCACGATTACAGGAACACCCAAGATCCTTACCAATACCGGTGGTAAGATCACCATGAGTTATCTGGAGGTCTATCAAAAGGGGGATTGTAAAAACAGGGCTGACTTGGTAACCCGAATTTTTACCATCACAAATGCGGCTGGAGACCAGCAGAGATGCACCCAGTACATCACCATTCAACATTTGGGTATTCATGACATCAGAATTCCTGCAGACACAACCATCGATCATCCCGATAGCCTTTCGACCTTAACAGTTAAACTTTTGCGGATTCCAAAATCATTGGGTTCTGTTCGCATCAATTTTTTTGACACCCGAATTTCTCAGAACTGCAACATTCCCGTGAGTATTCGCAGGCAATGGTCCATTGAAGATATTTGCAACGGACAGGTAAGAACCGGAACCACTTTTATGAATGTCCATAAATACTTCAACAACTTTAAACAGATCATCAACAAATCCGATGTGGTATGTGAAGATGAGGGTTTTATCAATCTGACTCCGGTGGGAGAATTTGCTCCTTACAGTTATAAATGGAATACGGGCGACAGTTTATCTTACTTGTTTAACGTTCGGTCGGGAAGTTATACTTTAACCATTACCGATCGCTTTAACTGCACAGCATCCATGGTTTACGATCTATTATCCATGGCACAGCGGGCAGATATCGGGGGGATCATTCGCAACGATAAAGGAATTAAAGTCACGCCGGATTCCATCATTTTTGAAAATGAAAATCTTATTCGTAAATTTTGCATTTCGGAAAGTGTAGGATTGCATTACGGTTTTACTTTGAAAACCAAAACTCCGGGCCAGTACAATTATCGCATGGTAAAAAATTCACAATCCAGGGACGGCATCAGTACCAAAGATATTGTGATGATCCAAAGACATATTTTAGGAATAGACAGATTCCAGGATACGGCTCAGAATATTGCAGCCGATGTCAATTTTAATTTTCAGATAACAGCATCAGACATAACTGAAATCAGAAGGATTATCCTGGGAATCAAGGAAACATTTAGTATAGCCAAGCCCTGGTATTTCCTGAGACAGGATTGGAGAACTGTAGCCATTCCAAACAGGCCCATTGCCGATATTGAATTCAAAGGAGTCAACATCAGTAATTTCCCAATTACCAATGTCAACATTTTTGCATTAAAAATGGGAGATGTCGATGTGAGTTACTCCGGATTGAGCAATACTTACACAAGCAGAATTGCCGAAGATCCTGCTGTTTATCTCGAAGCCAGGAGACTGAGTCCGGAAAATACTGCTTTGTATCTTCGTCATCCAAAAGAAATTTCGGGATTTCAATTTCATATCCTCGTGAATTCTTTAAATGGTAAAGAAATTATTTATACACAAATTCCCGAAGAGTATTACCACCTAAGCGGACAAGGATTGTATGTAAGTTGGAACGCCGATGGTTTAAACGAAATTGATTTTCAAAAGCCTCTGTTCATTTTCCGGAATGAGCAAAACTTCCCTTTGAATTTGGGACTTGAATTGCAGGCAGAATGTTACGATACTGAATTAAATACTTATCATTTACCCTTGATATGGGATGTATACAATGGTAACACTCTTGAAGCAAACCTTTGGATTTATCCGAACCCGGTACAGGACCATGCAGTATTGGATCTAAATCAGTTTCGCAATGCGGAGCTGAGCATCTACGATGCACAAGGGAAACTACTGCTGTTTAAAAAACTGCAGGAAAGTAAATTACATCCTATTCATTTGGCATCTTTGCCACGTGGGATCCTTTTTTTCAGACTGGAAAGCAGCAATTTGCCGGTTCGCTGGGCAAAGATTATTCGTAATTGA
- the queG gene encoding tRNA epoxyqueuosine(34) reductase QueG — MQIYQQQLSDYILQLGFDQVGYAALRSLDDESARLQEWLDKGYHGEMSYMDHYFEFRKDPRKLVPGAISVIVLIHNYFQDISYVDDKIPKIARYALGKDYHKIIRKKLKQIESWIKSNTSSNVLRSFVDSGPVLEREWAKETGLVWNGKNTLSIHPKMGSYFFLACIFSDLEFEYGNPIKDHCGTCTRCIDACPTQAIDQQGYLLDASKCISYLTIEKKTKIEEEFSGQLDHWMFGCDICQEVCPWNRFTKPHTESDFNPKKDILSRSAEDWMNMGLEEFDRDFGDSPLKRKGLAGIKETVRLLSEK; from the coding sequence ATGCAGATTTATCAGCAACAACTTAGTGATTACATACTTCAACTCGGATTTGATCAGGTTGGTTATGCCGCCTTAAGAAGTTTAGACGATGAATCTGCAAGATTACAGGAATGGCTTGACAAAGGCTACCATGGAGAAATGTCGTACATGGATCATTATTTTGAATTCAGGAAAGATCCAAGGAAACTCGTGCCCGGGGCAATTTCAGTAATTGTATTGATCCACAATTATTTTCAGGATATAAGTTATGTCGATGATAAAATTCCAAAAATTGCACGCTATGCATTGGGAAAAGATTATCATAAAATAATCCGGAAAAAACTAAAGCAAATTGAAAGCTGGATCAAATCTAATACTTCCTCCAATGTGTTACGTTCGTTTGTCGACTCAGGCCCGGTTTTGGAAAGGGAATGGGCCAAAGAAACAGGGTTGGTTTGGAATGGAAAAAACACTTTGTCGATCCATCCTAAAATGGGATCTTATTTTTTTCTGGCTTGTATTTTTTCAGACCTAGAATTTGAATATGGAAATCCTATTAAAGATCACTGCGGAACCTGTACCCGATGCATCGACGCCTGCCCAACTCAGGCCATTGATCAGCAGGGATATTTACTGGATGCATCCAAATGCATTTCCTATCTGACCATCGAGAAAAAAACCAAAATAGAGGAGGAGTTTTCCGGTCAATTAGATCATTGGATGTTTGGTTGCGATATTTGCCAGGAAGTATGTCCATGGAACCGGTTTACAAAACCACATACCGAATCTGATTTCAATCCTAAAAAAGATATCCTGAGCAGATCTGCAGAAGATTGGATGAACATGGGCCTTGAGGAATTTGATCGGGATTTTGGGGATTCGCCCTTGAAAAGGAAAGGTCTGGCCGGGATTAAAGAAACAGTCCGTCTGCTTTCGGAAAAATAA
- a CDS encoding RNA polymerase sigma factor, which translates to MKNSKNVRFDGLENHAAMLNLQEESDLLEHSEKERLLEHIHDCIGQLPDRYRIVFTLHALEDYTHEEIAIELGIVAGTSRSQYLRAKQKLIELIQKKQSYGGQVERFHSGF; encoded by the coding sequence ATGAAAAATAGTAAAAATGTCCGGTTTGATGGTTTGGAAAATCATGCTGCGATGCTGAACCTCCAGGAAGAAAGTGACCTGTTGGAACATTCGGAAAAGGAGCGTTTGCTGGAACATATTCACGATTGTATCGGACAACTTCCCGATCGATACCGGATCGTGTTCACACTCCATGCCCTTGAAGATTATACACACGAGGAAATTGCAATAGAATTGGGGATCGTCGCAGGTACCTCGAGAAGTCAGTATCTGAGGGCAAAGCAAAAATTAATTGAACTCATTCAAAAAAAACAAAGCTATGGCGGACAAGTTGAAAGATTTCATTCAGGCTTCTAA
- a CDS encoding DinB family protein, producing the protein MQRLPWTSRTFHFDLPEGWIFNILERLEGTHVRIESMMQGIDEQFATHRLGGKWSLKDHIGHLTDLESLHDGRIEDFLNRKNILRAADMQNLKTKQAGHQEKMLATLMEEFRNVRHHFIQRFRALDDETLRFQSLHPRLQVPMKPVDMAFFVAEHDDHHLASMREILLNHIQ; encoded by the coding sequence ATGCAACGATTACCATGGACTTCCAGAACTTTTCATTTTGATTTGCCTGAAGGATGGATTTTTAATATACTCGAAAGACTTGAAGGTACTCATGTACGGATTGAATCCATGATGCAGGGTATTGACGAGCAATTTGCAACACATCGCTTGGGGGGAAAGTGGAGCTTAAAAGACCATATCGGCCATTTAACAGATCTGGAATCCTTGCACGATGGCCGTATAGAAGATTTCCTTAACAGAAAAAATATATTACGTGCAGCAGACATGCAAAATTTAAAAACCAAGCAGGCCGGGCACCAGGAAAAAATGCTTGCCACTTTAATGGAAGAATTCCGGAATGTTCGTCATCATTTTATTCAAAGATTTCGTGCATTGGATGATGAAACCTTGCGCTTTCAATCCTTGCATCCACGGCTACAAGTGCCGATGAAACCAGTAGACATGGCATTTTTTGTAGCTGAACACGACGATCATCATCTGGCCAGCATGCGCGAAATTTTGCTTAATCACATCCAATAA
- a CDS encoding response regulator transcription factor — MKILYVEDELSLAKVVRESLQSRAYEVLHLQDGAELMVHYEQFKPDICLFDVMLPVKDGFALAKELRTINPDIPIIFITSKVQTQDVLKGFGVGGNDYIKKPFSLEELIVRINNMYNLTNSRQSNSGQYVGIGQYEFWPDKLELIYKNEVRRISYREAQLLSELARAKNEIVNRKYILDKIWGDDSFFNSRNLDVYITRLRQFFRNDPNVQIITLKAVGYRLVDG; from the coding sequence ATGAAAATACTCTACGTTGAAGATGAATTGTCATTAGCAAAAGTTGTCAGGGAATCTTTGCAAAGTCGTGCATACGAGGTATTGCATCTTCAGGATGGCGCTGAACTCATGGTGCATTACGAACAATTCAAACCTGACATCTGTCTTTTTGATGTGATGTTGCCGGTCAAAGACGGTTTTGCATTGGCAAAGGAACTCCGGACGATCAATCCCGATATCCCCATCATTTTCATTACTTCAAAAGTTCAGACACAAGATGTACTTAAAGGTTTTGGTGTAGGCGGCAACGACTATATTAAAAAGCCATTTAGTCTCGAAGAGCTCATTGTCCGGATCAATAACATGTACAATCTAACGAACAGTCGGCAGTCCAATTCAGGTCAGTATGTTGGAATTGGCCAATATGAATTTTGGCCGGACAAATTGGAGTTGATATATAAAAACGAAGTCCGCAGGATTTCTTACAGGGAAGCCCAATTGTTATCGGAGCTTGCACGTGCAAAAAACGAAATTGTGAACAGAAAATATATTCTGGATAAAATATGGGGCGACGATAGTTTTTTTAATTCCAGAAATCTGGATGTCTACATTACCCGGCTTCGCCAGTTTTTTCGCAACGATCCAAATGTGCAGATCATCACCCTGAAAGCCGTGGGGTATAGGTTGGTGGATGGATGA
- a CDS encoding GHKL domain-containing protein, whose protein sequence is MDGSQFYLQKVNLPVLVAEVIDSFKLRAAQRGVQLTLDNKLHSETFLINQQIFVMALHNLIDNAIKYVEAENPKVLVTLTESDADIKIAIMDNGHPLETEYRDKIFDKFYRIPRGDVHDVKGHGLGLYIVTQLMKTLRGSITLHVSPLGNEFLLTLPKTNSAS, encoded by the coding sequence ATGGATGGATCACAATTCTACCTTCAAAAAGTAAACTTACCAGTGCTTGTAGCTGAAGTCATAGATTCTTTCAAACTGAGAGCTGCACAAAGGGGCGTTCAGTTAACTTTGGACAATAAATTGCATTCAGAAACCTTTCTGATAAACCAACAGATTTTTGTAATGGCCTTGCACAACCTCATCGACAATGCAATCAAATATGTAGAGGCAGAAAATCCAAAAGTACTTGTCACTTTAACAGAAAGCGATGCTGACATTAAAATAGCTATAATGGATAATGGCCATCCGTTGGAAACGGAATACAGGGATAAAATTTTTGACAAATTTTACAGAATACCCAGGGGCGATGTCCATGATGTCAAAGGACATGGTTTAGGGCTTTATATCGTTACGCAGCTGATGAAAACGCTTCGGGGTTCCATCACTTTGCATGTAAGCCCGCTAGGCAACGAATTTTTACTCACCTTGCCAAAGACTAATAGCGCATCATGA
- a CDS encoding T9SS type A sorting domain-containing protein — MKETPYQSLVVSAYLADGDEYVVRAWLLHLDKDGCLIPGCGISDNNNQENSIESLGFDIHPNPITSNFLYMLSHVTQSRCRLSLCDMSGNVLLSKYQSLEKDVQYLIDVPSTFINGSYFIKLEVQGKVFTKAFQILR; from the coding sequence GTGAAAGAAACGCCTTACCAATCTTTGGTAGTCAGCGCATACCTGGCCGATGGTGATGAATATGTTGTTCGGGCCTGGTTGCTCCACCTGGACAAAGATGGATGTCTGATTCCAGGTTGTGGTATCTCTGATAACAATAATCAGGAAAATTCAATCGAATCTTTGGGATTTGATATTCATCCTAATCCGATAACGAGTAATTTTTTGTACATGTTGAGCCATGTTACACAAAGTAGATGCCGTCTTTCATTGTGCGATATGTCTGGAAATGTCTTATTGAGCAAATACCAATCTTTGGAAAAGGATGTACAATACCTCATTGATGTTCCATCAACATTTATTAACGGTAGTTATTTTATTAAATTGGAGGTTCAGGGAAAAGTATTTACCAAAGCTTTTCAAATATTGAGATAA
- a CDS encoding T9SS type A sorting domain-containing protein: MYFPSSIAGNGDSTSQSYSDTQNHEWWSNLNAQYQDLLTQLTQTPVDSMPYIQSQLENIQIDMQLAVLLALENSQELDSTSVNIWLSRADEILEINGQLIALFSKDSINQLIEYVNGLVLTTDDSVDRANFISSINWIQSAIALEKDIYHLDSADLGDLISLASLSFGNFTTLVRSFLNIYYNIRIDPPVELNQYSRSDTIDKKQTEVQYIIVPNPVYDCFEIISSVGEKINFEVKITDLNGKLMQQQAGRNVKLCSGHPFPPGIYFVHIFSDGANLYRPIKIIKF; encoded by the coding sequence ATGTATTTCCCTAGCTCTATTGCAGGAAACGGTGACAGTACCAGTCAATCTTATTCTGATACACAAAATCATGAATGGTGGAGTAATTTGAATGCACAATACCAGGATTTATTGACACAACTTACCCAGACGCCAGTTGACAGTATGCCATACATTCAATCACAATTGGAAAATATTCAAATCGATATGCAATTGGCTGTACTCTTGGCCCTTGAGAATTCCCAAGAATTAGACTCTACTAGTGTTAATATTTGGTTGTCCAGAGCCGATGAAATATTAGAAATTAACGGACAGCTTATTGCCTTATTTAGCAAGGATAGCATTAATCAATTAATCGAGTATGTAAATGGTTTAGTGTTAACTACCGATGATTCGGTGGACAGGGCAAATTTCATTTCTTCCATTAACTGGATACAATCGGCAATTGCCCTAGAGAAAGATATTTATCATTTGGATTCAGCAGATTTAGGTGATTTAATTTCGTTGGCTAGTTTGAGTTTTGGAAATTTTACCACATTGGTCAGGTCATTTCTCAATATTTATTACAATATTCGGATTGATCCTCCTGTTGAACTGAATCAGTATTCTAGAAGCGATACAATCGATAAAAAGCAAACAGAAGTGCAATATATTATCGTCCCCAATCCGGTTTATGATTGCTTTGAAATTATTTCCTCTGTCGGCGAAAAAATCAATTTTGAAGTCAAGATTACAGATTTGAATGGAAAATTAATGCAACAACAAGCAGGCAGAAATGTAAAATTATGTTCTGGGCATCCATTCCCGCCAGGAATTTATTTTGTTCATATTTTCAGTGACGGCGCAAATTTATATAGACCTATTAAAATTATTAAATTCTGA